The following are from one region of the Candidatus Deferrimicrobium borealis genome:
- a CDS encoding O-antigen translocase codes for MPQTAETATAEKHTYGQILKSSALIGGSSAVTILFGIIRTKAMAVLLGPAGFGLMSVYGSIADLAQSIAGMGINSSGVRQIAEAVGTGEQERIARTAAVLRWTSVFLGIVGAIFLVLFSAQVSILTFGGNQRSAAVALLSLAVFFRLVSAGQGALIQGMRRISDLARMGILGGLFGTVISIVLVYFLRERGIVPALVGIALAALITSWWYSRKVEIERPSMTLSLVRQEAPGLLKLGFAFMVSGCLMMGAGYAVRTMVLRMVGLEAAGFYSAAWTLGGLYVGFILQAMGADFYPRLTAVARDNAECNRLVNEQAQISLLLAGPGVIATLTFAPVVIALFYSAKFNATVEILRWICLGMTLRVITWPMGFIILAKGASNYLIWTEIAWTVVNVGLSWVCLKSFGLNGVGIAFFGSYVFHGLMIYPIVRRLSGFRWSSANRKTGLLCLTLVAVVFCGFYILSPLFAVGLGILAVILISAYSIRILFNLVPSDRIPNPLRRWLARFGLTTSGS; via the coding sequence ATGCCTCAAACGGCAGAGACAGCCACGGCTGAAAAGCATACCTACGGCCAGATTCTGAAGTCCTCGGCTTTGATCGGCGGCTCGTCAGCGGTGACCATTTTGTTCGGGATCATTCGCACCAAGGCCATGGCGGTGTTGCTCGGTCCGGCCGGATTCGGATTAATGAGTGTGTACGGATCGATTGCAGACCTTGCCCAGAGCATTGCGGGCATGGGCATCAACAGCAGCGGTGTGCGCCAGATCGCCGAGGCAGTCGGTACCGGTGAACAAGAGCGGATCGCGCGGACCGCCGCCGTGCTGCGTTGGACATCGGTTTTCCTCGGGATAGTGGGTGCCATTTTTCTGGTCCTGTTTTCGGCACAGGTGTCCATCCTGACATTTGGCGGCAATCAACGCTCCGCCGCCGTGGCGCTGCTGTCGCTCGCCGTGTTTTTCCGCCTGGTGTCCGCCGGTCAGGGGGCGTTGATCCAGGGAATGCGGCGCATCTCGGACCTCGCCAGGATGGGGATACTGGGCGGGCTCTTCGGCACAGTGATCAGTATCGTCCTGGTGTATTTCCTCCGTGAAAGGGGGATTGTGCCGGCCCTCGTAGGCATTGCCCTGGCGGCGCTCATCACCTCATGGTGGTACAGCAGGAAGGTGGAGATCGAACGTCCTTCGATGACGCTCTCTCTGGTCCGGCAGGAAGCACCTGGCTTGTTGAAACTCGGATTCGCGTTCATGGTCAGCGGGTGCCTGATGATGGGAGCCGGTTACGCGGTCCGCACCATGGTGCTCCGCATGGTCGGCCTTGAGGCAGCCGGTTTCTATTCCGCCGCCTGGACTTTGGGCGGTCTGTATGTCGGCTTTATTCTCCAGGCAATGGGAGCGGATTTCTACCCGCGCTTGACGGCCGTCGCCAGGGACAACGCCGAGTGCAACCGACTGGTGAACGAGCAGGCGCAGATCAGCCTGTTGTTGGCGGGCCCGGGCGTGATCGCCACTTTGACGTTCGCACCCGTGGTGATCGCATTGTTCTATAGCGCCAAGTTCAATGCGACGGTTGAAATCCTGCGCTGGATTTGTCTTGGCATGACCCTCCGCGTGATCACGTGGCCGATGGGTTTTATCATCCTGGCAAAGGGGGCTTCCAACTACCTTATCTGGACCGAAATCGCCTGGACCGTCGTCAACGTCGGTCTTTCGTGGGTATGTTTGAAATCTTTCGGTTTGAACGGCGTCGGCATTGCCTTCTTCGGGTCGTACGTCTTTCACGGACTGATGATCTATCCGATCGTACGCCGGCTCAGCGGTTTTCGCTGGTCGTCCGCGAACAGAAAGACAGGTCTGCTTTGCCTGACCCTGGTCGCCGTGGTGTTCTGCGGGTTTTACATCCTGTCGCCTTTATTCGCCGTCGGTCTCGGGATTCTGGCAGTGATCCTGATCAGCGCTTACTCGATTCGAATTCTCTTCAACCTCGTGCCCTCGGACCGGATTCCAAATCCCTTACGGCGATGGCTGGCGCGGTTCGGTCTTACAACTTCCGGTTCCTAG
- a CDS encoding DegT/DnrJ/EryC1/StrS family aminotransferase — translation MIPIAKPFLGEEEAAAAREVILSGWLTQGPKVKQFEDSFASYVGAPHACAVSSCTTALHLALLAVGVRPGDVVITVSHSFIATANSIRYCLAEPVFVDIDPLTCNMSPESLAKCLHEECDVKDGTLYFRDVSRLAVGESPLRHFTDEAAPSVKHSIGRVAAIMPVHQMGMPCDLTAILSLAREFNLPVVEDAACAIGSEANITGTWERIGKPHGDIACFSFHPRKIVATGDGGMITTNNPDYDRKFRLFRQHAMSVPDTVRHSSRKVIFEEYVTTAFNYRMTDVQAAIGIEQLKRLPGFLQERRRLADLYFQELKKIPWLEPPQEPAYCKTNWQSYPVRVLDRSPVSRDRLMQHLLDAGISTRRGIMNAHQEPPYISEFLLPHSEQARDSVILLPLYAGMTEVEVGSVIKWIKNV, via the coding sequence ATGATTCCCATAGCTAAACCTTTCCTCGGAGAAGAGGAAGCTGCCGCCGCAAGGGAAGTCATTCTTTCGGGATGGCTGACGCAGGGTCCGAAAGTGAAGCAGTTTGAAGATTCCTTTGCTTCTTATGTCGGCGCGCCGCACGCATGCGCAGTATCGAGCTGCACTACTGCGCTGCATCTTGCGTTACTTGCAGTGGGCGTGCGGCCGGGAGATGTGGTCATCACGGTGAGCCATTCGTTCATCGCGACAGCGAATTCGATCCGGTACTGTCTGGCGGAACCGGTCTTTGTCGATATTGACCCTCTTACCTGCAATATGTCCCCGGAAAGTCTCGCGAAGTGTTTGCACGAGGAGTGCGATGTGAAGGATGGAACATTGTATTTCCGGGACGTATCGAGACTTGCTGTCGGCGAATCACCCTTAAGGCACTTCACTGATGAAGCGGCGCCGTCAGTAAAACATTCCATCGGACGGGTAGCCGCGATCATGCCGGTCCATCAAATGGGAATGCCCTGCGATTTAACCGCCATTCTTTCTCTTGCCAGGGAGTTTAACCTTCCTGTGGTTGAAGACGCGGCATGCGCGATAGGGAGTGAAGCAAATATCACGGGCACATGGGAAAGGATCGGCAAGCCACACGGCGATATCGCCTGTTTTTCCTTTCATCCGCGGAAGATCGTCGCAACCGGAGACGGGGGAATGATAACGACAAACAACCCGGACTATGACAGGAAGTTTCGTCTTTTCCGCCAACATGCCATGAGTGTGCCGGATACGGTGAGACACAGTTCACGGAAGGTCATCTTCGAGGAATATGTAACCACCGCATTTAACTACAGAATGACCGATGTGCAGGCGGCCATCGGCATCGAGCAACTGAAGAGATTGCCGGGCTTCCTGCAGGAGCGCAGAAGGCTTGCCGACCTGTATTTCCAGGAATTGAAGAAGATACCCTGGCTGGAGCCGCCTCAGGAGCCTGCTTATTGCAAAACGAATTGGCAGAGCTACCCTGTAAGAGTGTTGGATCGCTCACCGGTAAGCCGCGACAGGCTTATGCAGCACTTGCTCGATGCCGGGATTTCCACTCGCCGCGGTATCATGAACGCACACCAGGAACCGCCATACATTTCGGAGTTCCTACTCCCACACTCCGAACAAGCGAGAGATTCCGTGATACTTCTGCCCCTCTACGCCGGCATGACAGAAGTTGAAGTCGGATCCGTCATTAAATGGATAAAGAATGTCTGA